The Actinomycetota bacterium genome has a window encoding:
- a CDS encoding tyrosine-type recombinase/integrase, which produces MTRSSSCGGKPLITPEAFSVAFRTVAERNTLGHIAPHVLRHSWVSQMIAFGFDAVTIAAMTGHSPDVLLKTYAHAFDTRKRKAVEALGEARNEARAAK; this is translated from the coding sequence GTGACACGATCTTCATCTTGTGGTGGTAAACCTCTCATCACTCCTGAGGCGTTCTCGGTCGCTTTCAGGACCGTCGCGGAGCGGAACACGCTCGGACACATCGCGCCGCACGTTCTGAGGCACTCCTGGGTATCGCAGATGATCGCTTTCGGATTCGACGCCGTGACGATCGCGGCCATGACAGGGCACTCCCCGGACGTTCTGCTCAAGACCTACGCCCACGCCTTCGACACTCGGAAACGAAAGGCCGTGGAAGCGCTCGGAGAGGCCCGGAATGAGGCCCGTGCGGCAAAATAG
- a CDS encoding cell wall-binding repeat-containing protein produces the protein MRIRNGLRRRAALTSVVMFCVAPLLLSGVASSAALDPASSTLLGTTTRVSVASGGEPANNVAMLCSISHNGRYVAFASNASNLVPGDTNGTWDIFVRDSLMDVTNRVSVATGGAQADYMSWDNAISADGRHVAFTSHASNLVPGDTNDVLDVFMRDMRSGETTRVSTASDGTQGNYASGSAGGFNGEVAISADGRYVAFSSQASNLVSDDTNSAEDVFVRDTLAGQTRRVSVASDGAEGNAQSGNRVGLAISADGRYVAFASGATNLVPGGTTRYSVFVHDTVGGVTRVVGPLIGPPDGYGSATAGLAISDDGRYVAFASTVSDLVVGDTNNAQDVFVRDMQAGATTCVSVDSDGHPGGAPSGYYTGIGISADGRYATFASYASNLVPDDTNHEMDIFVRDTGTATTTRVSVASDGTQANYWSGGGDAVYWITGGPDISADGRSVAFLSRASNLIPGGTSGIQAIFVNEGVRDGDFLLSEESSTTTSTVATLRSRTATADALAASGDLTGTVEFEGLELVTVETGAFADKGFVSARWRATLEGVEYTGEWSALVSYEEGARKYRLRGMFDGDLRGTVDGYLAETTSTTGVFDRYTATWRLTSGGALLVSAAIGVEGSLSYDGPATDYPSTELDIEQIAMRGSVYGSNGGPLGATLTTARITDPASPFTGKGFTIMSYVWGGGSGQGWATVRPDSLYASTEARGMLSGPLAGSIEGRFDEGTFRGTTQRIDAGRPPQPELRARIIGPERVSPGQTVDYVVELRNDGLLPAKDVSVVLLPSGLGDHVSSTDGGVYDGVLHSVRWDLIEVLPRSTVRFYYRTTIIWGLPNDAPLGFSSAALTHDGADALLAHHTAPLSREQMSAGELLWGVAGNVVGVPFVAVSELFGVSQLMPDAVFYYIAKRLNMAILEADETNLDSLIRYRDAVLTLLNSCRYDASYIADHYPAGSTLRSIIIQLRQDSGVTSLKADTFSHANAARDPNAMSVTPTSAILPGTMLEYTIDYENEGEGTAYGVYITDVLDEDLDDSTLSIGGGGTYDAPTRTITWFIGEVGPSEKGQRTLSVSVETSCVSGDEVINYATVHFPSVPEVTPTNPTVSRVETTRPTTPTVVDDGSYTATETVVQATWSAADPESGIAEYQYAIGTAQYPAAGWNSVSDWTSVGTETVVAAQGLSLADAGVYYVSVKARNGLDMWSDVGVSDGIIVDVSPPVPASDATASYMGVATVHITATDTGSGVDWIEYVLDSAAPVRIDGDAASFTVSSAGKHTVAYRAADAAGNVSGTVCKTFTVATTAEEAERVSSKTRYSTAVAIARKGFDTDPTTPGTQWGGVTHVIIASGEDRAAADPLAASGLVWAYDGPLFLVSSRDVPSEVEQAVAEIKTQAGGTVTVHIVGGPVSVPEARYTELSKAVGGGLAKHRLLSTGGRYDMAATIAREMRKANGGVAPEVVLIANGADPAKFFDALALSPIAAAKGYPILLVSAGSVPSATMRVIDEFDPDLIVIGGGVNTVTSPVQKALAKKAPTEQWYVGSRYTTAIRIADKAVAKGWLTRTMTGIAAKLPDALTGGGVVGREGGVLLITDGGKLTGEVGSWLSAHKSEIARCYVFGGPNSVTQGVLDAIEGKLD, from the coding sequence ATGAGGATTCGAAACGGACTCCGCAGGCGTGCCGCCCTAACCTCCGTGGTGATGTTCTGCGTCGCACCGTTGCTGCTCTCCGGCGTAGCCAGCTCGGCTGCGCTCGACCCGGCCTCCTCGACCCTGCTGGGAACCACGACGCGCGTCTCTGTGGCCTCGGGTGGTGAACCGGCAAACAACGTGGCGATGCTCTGCTCCATCTCTCACAACGGACGATACGTAGCATTTGCTTCGAATGCTTCCAATCTAGTCCCCGGCGACACGAACGGGACGTGGGACATCTTCGTCCGCGATTCCCTGATGGACGTCACCAACCGCGTCTCCGTGGCCACGGGCGGTGCTCAGGCAGACTACATGAGCTGGGACAACGCCATCTCCGCCGACGGCCGCCATGTTGCGTTCACCTCACATGCGAGCAACCTTGTCCCCGGGGACACCAACGATGTCCTAGATGTGTTCATGCGTGATATGCGATCCGGTGAGACCACCCGCGTCTCGACAGCCTCCGACGGCACCCAAGGGAACTATGCTTCAGGAAGCGCCGGGGGGTTCAACGGTGAGGTCGCGATCAGCGCCGACGGCCGCTATGTCGCGTTCTCCTCTCAGGCCTCCAACCTCGTTTCGGACGACACCAACAGTGCCGAAGACGTCTTCGTGCGAGACACGCTTGCGGGCCAGACCCGCCGCGTCTCAGTGGCGTCGGATGGAGCTGAAGGAAACGCTCAGTCGGGCAACCGCGTCGGCCTCGCCATCTCCGCCGATGGCCGCTACGTCGCCTTCGCGAGCGGCGCCACCAACCTCGTCCCGGGCGGCACGACGAGGTACAGTGTCTTCGTCCATGACACCGTGGGCGGTGTGACAAGGGTGGTCGGACCGCTGATCGGACCGCCGGACGGTTACGGTTCTGCTACTGCTGGTCTGGCCATCTCCGATGATGGACGCTACGTGGCATTCGCATCTACTGTTTCCGACCTCGTCGTCGGCGACACGAACAACGCCCAGGATGTCTTCGTCCGCGACATGCAGGCCGGCGCCACCACTTGCGTCTCGGTGGACTCCGATGGCCATCCTGGAGGCGCACCCTCCGGCTACTACACCGGCATCGGCATCTCCGCCGATGGCCGCTACGCTACCTTCGCGAGCTACGCATCGAATCTCGTACCCGACGATACAAACCACGAGATGGACATCTTCGTCCGCGATACGGGGACCGCTACGACCACTCGTGTGTCGGTAGCATCCGACGGTACACAGGCCAACTACTGGTCTGGTGGGGGAGACGCTGTGTACTGGATCACGGGTGGCCCTGATATTTCGGCCGACGGCCGCTCTGTGGCGTTTCTGAGCAGAGCCTCCAATCTCATCCCCGGCGGCACGAGCGGCATCCAGGCCATCTTCGTCAACGAGGGCGTACGAGACGGTGACTTCTTGCTTTCAGAGGAGTCGTCGACCACGACGAGCACCGTCGCCACGCTCCGTTCAAGGACGGCGACAGCGGATGCTCTGGCCGCCAGCGGCGACCTCACCGGCACCGTCGAATTCGAGGGCCTGGAGCTCGTCACCGTCGAGACCGGTGCTTTCGCAGACAAGGGATTCGTGAGCGCCCGATGGCGCGCCACTCTAGAGGGCGTTGAGTACACGGGGGAGTGGTCGGCACTCGTTTCGTATGAGGAGGGCGCGAGGAAGTACCGCTTGCGAGGGATGTTCGACGGCGATCTGCGGGGCACGGTTGACGGGTATCTTGCAGAGACGACGTCAACCACCGGCGTATTCGACCGATACACAGCGACGTGGCGGCTCACGAGCGGCGGCGCCCTCCTCGTCTCGGCAGCCATCGGCGTCGAGGGCAGCTTGTCGTATGACGGACCTGCGACTGACTATCCATCGACCGAACTCGACATTGAGCAGATCGCCATGCGCGGCTCGGTCTACGGATCCAACGGCGGGCCGCTCGGCGCCACGCTCACAACTGCCCGAATCACGGACCCGGCCAGTCCGTTCACCGGCAAAGGCTTCACCATCATGTCGTACGTCTGGGGCGGAGGTTCCGGCCAAGGGTGGGCAACCGTCCGTCCAGATTCCCTATATGCTTCGACCGAGGCAAGGGGGATGCTCAGCGGACCGCTTGCGGGAAGCATCGAGGGACGCTTTGACGAAGGTACATTCCGGGGGACGACTCAGCGAATCGATGCGGGCCGTCCGCCTCAGCCGGAGCTTAGGGCGAGGATTATTGGGCCGGAGCGTGTCAGCCCCGGCCAGACGGTAGACTACGTCGTGGAGCTGCGCAACGACGGCTTGCTCCCGGCGAAGGACGTGAGCGTCGTCCTTCTGCCCTCCGGCTTGGGCGATCATGTCTCGTCGACTGACGGCGGCGTCTACGATGGCGTGCTGCACTCGGTGCGATGGGATCTCATCGAGGTTCTGCCCCGCTCGACCGTTCGTTTCTACTACCGCACGACGATCATCTGGGGTTTGCCGAACGACGCCCCACTCGGATTCAGCTCCGCGGCACTTACGCACGACGGGGCAGATGCGCTGCTCGCCCACCACACAGCGCCTCTGAGCCGCGAGCAGATGAGCGCCGGAGAGCTGCTCTGGGGGGTTGCAGGGAATGTCGTCGGCGTTCCGTTTGTCGCTGTCAGCGAGTTGTTCGGGGTCAGCCAGCTGATGCCCGACGCCGTCTTCTACTACATCGCGAAGCGGCTCAACATGGCCATCTTGGAGGCCGACGAGACCAATCTCGACTCCCTCATCAGATATCGGGATGCAGTGCTGACGCTCTTGAATAGCTGCAGATACGATGCTAGCTACATTGCCGATCACTACCCCGCTGGCTCCACTCTCAGGAGCATCATCATTCAACTGAGGCAGGATAGCGGAGTCACGTCACTGAAGGCCGACACGTTCTCCCACGCCAATGCCGCCCGTGACCCCAACGCGATGTCGGTCACTCCGACCAGCGCCATCCTGCCCGGGACCATGCTCGAGTACACGATCGACTACGAGAACGAGGGCGAAGGCACCGCCTACGGCGTCTACATCACCGACGTCCTCGACGAGGACCTGGACGATTCGACGCTGTCGATAGGCGGTGGGGGCACGTACGATGCACCGACTCGCACAATCACGTGGTTCATCGGCGAAGTCGGCCCCAGTGAGAAGGGCCAGCGCACGCTGAGCGTCAGCGTGGAAACAAGCTGCGTCTCGGGCGACGAGGTCATCAACTACGCGACCGTGCACTTCCCGAGCGTGCCGGAGGTGACTCCGACGAATCCGACCGTTTCCCGGGTCGAGACCACGCGTCCGACTACCCCGACGGTCGTCGATGATGGCTCATACACGGCGACAGAGACCGTTGTGCAGGCGACTTGGTCGGCCGCTGATCCCGAGTCGGGGATCGCGGAGTACCAGTACGCGATCGGCACGGCGCAATACCCCGCAGCTGGCTGGAATAGCGTGTCGGACTGGACTTCCGTTGGGACCGAGACCGTCGTTGCCGCGCAAGGGCTGTCTCTCGCAGATGCCGGCGTCTACTACGTTTCCGTCAAAGCGCGCAACGGCCTCGACATGTGGAGCGACGTCGGGGTCAGCGACGGCATAATCGTGGACGTCTCACCGCCGGTTCCGGCTTCTGACGCCACAGCTTCCTACATGGGTGTCGCCACCGTCCACATCACCGCCACAGACACAGGTTCGGGCGTGGATTGGATTGAGTACGTGCTCGACTCGGCTGCCCCCGTCCGTATCGACGGAGATGCTGCCTCCTTCACGGTCTCTTCGGCAGGAAAGCATACCGTGGCCTACCGGGCGGCGGACGCCGCGGGCAACGTTTCCGGCACCGTGTGCAAGACCTTCACGGTCGCCACGACGGCTGAGGAAGCCGAGCGCGTTTCGAGCAAGACGCGCTACTCCACCGCGGTCGCCATAGCCCGCAAGGGTTTCGACACCGACCCGACCACTCCCGGGACGCAGTGGGGAGGGGTGACACACGTCATAATCGCGTCGGGCGAGGACCGTGCGGCGGCCGACCCGCTTGCCGCCTCCGGTCTCGTCTGGGCATACGACGGCCCGCTGTTCCTCGTCTCTTCAAGAGATGTGCCGTCCGAGGTCGAGCAGGCCGTGGCCGAGATCAAGACCCAGGCGGGAGGCACCGTCACCGTACACATCGTAGGCGGCCCCGTGTCCGTGCCCGAGGCGCGCTACACCGAGCTGTCCAAAGCCGTGGGAGGCGGGCTCGCCAAACACAGGCTGCTTTCCACTGGGGGAAGATACGACATGGCCGCAACGATCGCGCGTGAGATGCGGAAGGCCAACGGCGGGGTGGCTCCAGAGGTCGTGCTCATCGCGAACGGGGCTGACCCGGCGAAGTTCTTCGACGCGCTCGCGCTCTCGCCGATAGCCGCGGCAAAGGGATATCCCATCCTGCTCGTCTCTGCAGGCTCGGTGCCTTCCGCCACGATGCGGGTGATCGACGAGTTCGACCCCGATCTCATCGTCATCGGCGGCGGGGTCAACACGGTGACCTCTCCCGTCCAGAAGGCGCTTGCCAAGAAGGCGCCTACCGAGCAGTGGTACGTCGGCTCTCGCTACACCACCGCCATCCGCATCGCCGACAAGGCTGTGGCGAAAGGCTGGCTAACCCGTACCATGACGGGCATCGCGGCCAAGCTTCCTGATGCGCTTACCGGAGGCGGCGTGGTGGGACGCGAGGGCGGCGTGTTGCTCATCACCGATGGGGGGAAGCTCACGGGCGAGGTTGGCAGCTGGCTTTCGGCTCACAAGTCGGAGATTGCGCGATGCTACGTCTTCGGCGGGCCGAACTCGGTGACGCAGGGAGTGCTCGACGCCATCGAGGGGAAGCTGGACTAG